A region of uncultured Carboxylicivirga sp. DNA encodes the following proteins:
- a CDS encoding LytTR family DNA-binding domain-containing protein, which translates to MMKILLVEDEHLAAKRLESMLINLEPDCEIVAVCDSVKQVVKYLSSANQPDIAFFDIQLADGISFEIFNQTEISFPVVFTTAYDHYAVKAFEVNGLDYLLKPIEESHLIRALEKYRNGQNKLDETVRLALINAAEQIKKNDYKSRYLIKVGEHLKMVETANISFAYSMDKANYIRTIEGRTYNIDQSLEQMEIQLNPELFFRISRKFLVNINSISDMLGYGSSRLKLKMIGMESNEEIIVSRDKVKIFKDWLER; encoded by the coding sequence ATGATGAAGATACTGTTGGTTGAAGATGAGCATCTGGCTGCTAAACGATTGGAATCAATGCTCATTAATTTAGAGCCGGATTGTGAGATTGTGGCAGTTTGTGATTCTGTAAAACAAGTGGTTAAATATTTATCGTCAGCAAATCAGCCAGATATAGCGTTCTTTGATATTCAATTGGCTGATGGAATAAGTTTTGAGATTTTTAATCAGACTGAAATTTCTTTTCCTGTGGTTTTTACTACGGCTTACGATCATTATGCCGTTAAGGCCTTTGAGGTAAATGGATTGGACTATCTGCTAAAACCCATTGAAGAAAGTCATTTAATAAGAGCACTGGAAAAATATAGAAATGGGCAGAATAAGCTGGACGAAACTGTGCGACTGGCTCTAATAAATGCTGCAGAACAAATAAAAAAGAATGATTATAAATCAAGATATCTGATTAAAGTTGGTGAGCATCTTAAAATGGTTGAGACTGCCAATATATCGTTTGCATATAGTATGGATAAGGCCAATTATATTCGAACCATCGAAGGTAGAACATATAATATTGACCAAAGCCTTGAGCAAATGGAAATACAACTTAATCCGGAGTTATTTTTCCGAATCAGTCGTAAATTTTTGGTGAATATTAACTCTATTTCTGATATGTTGGGTTATGGTTCAAGTCGGCTAAAGTTAAAAATGATTGGTATGGAATCAAACGAGGAGATCATTGTAAGTCGTGATAAAGTGAAGATATTCAAAGACTGGCTTGAAAGATAA
- a CDS encoding FKBP-type peptidyl-prolyl cis-trans isomerase, with protein MEIGRNKFVTLSYELRLNGTDGEVVEKTEAHAPLEFVFGAGKMLEMFENKLEGLVRGSNFDFELKAAEAYGEVNPNAIVEIPKNIFEVEGKIDEDLLSIGNQVPMQDAHGNRLNGIVVEVTDEKVKMDFNHPLAGDDLFFKGEVIEVREATEDELAVSCGSGCGDSCGSGGCGSGCSCG; from the coding sequence ATGGAAATAGGAAGAAATAAATTTGTGACCCTTTCCTACGAATTACGCCTGAATGGCACTGATGGTGAAGTGGTTGAGAAAACTGAGGCACATGCCCCATTGGAGTTTGTATTTGGTGCCGGCAAAATGTTGGAAATGTTCGAAAACAAATTAGAAGGTCTTGTAAGAGGTTCTAATTTCGATTTTGAGCTTAAAGCAGCAGAAGCTTATGGCGAAGTAAATCCAAATGCAATTGTTGAGATTCCAAAAAATATATTTGAAGTAGAAGGTAAGATAGATGAAGATCTTCTTTCTATCGGTAATCAGGTACCTATGCAGGATGCACATGGTAACCGTTTAAATGGTATCGTAGTTGAAGTAACTGATGAAAAAGTAAAAATGGACTTTAATCATCCTTTAGCAGGTGATGATCTTTTCTTTAAAGGAGAAGTAATTGAAGTTCGTGAAGCAACAGAGGATGAATTAGCTGTTTCATGTGGTTCTGGTTGTGGAGATAGTTGTGGTTCAGGTGGCTGCGGTAGCGGTTGTTCTTGTGGATAA
- the aroC gene encoding chorismate synthase, whose amino-acid sequence MAGNSFGTLYKLTSFGESHGKAVGGVIEGVLPGTVIDEDFVQSELDRRRPGQSAITTPRDEKDQVEFLSGIFEGKATGTPIGFVIWNKDQRSKDYGNIKDVYRPSHADYTYQSKYGIRDYRGGGRSSARETIARVVAGAIAKLMLKQWGISINAYTSKVGDLKLEKSYKELDLNQTEENIVRCPDQEMAAKMIEYIDQVRRDKDSVGGVISCVIGKVPVGLGEPVFGKLHAMLGSAMLSINAVKGFEYGLGFDATHLMGSQHNDEFYMDGDRVRTRTNCSGGIQGGISNGEDVYFNVAFKPIATVLKEQSTVNRSGEEIKSTTKGRHDPCVLPRAVPIVEAMAAMVMIDAILMNKMYQ is encoded by the coding sequence ATGGCTGGAAATTCATTTGGAACTTTATATAAGCTTACCTCTTTTGGTGAGTCTCATGGTAAAGCTGTGGGAGGTGTAATTGAAGGAGTATTACCGGGTACGGTTATTGATGAAGATTTTGTGCAAAGTGAACTGGACCGTCGTCGACCAGGGCAATCAGCAATTACTACACCGCGTGATGAAAAAGATCAAGTGGAATTCTTATCAGGTATCTTTGAAGGTAAGGCTACAGGTACTCCTATTGGTTTTGTAATCTGGAATAAAGATCAGCGTTCAAAAGATTATGGTAATATTAAAGATGTTTACCGTCCTTCACATGCTGATTATACTTATCAGAGTAAATATGGCATTCGCGATTATCGGGGAGGAGGTCGTTCTTCAGCCCGCGAAACAATTGCCCGTGTTGTGGCGGGAGCGATTGCTAAATTGATGTTGAAGCAATGGGGAATTTCTATTAATGCCTATACTTCAAAAGTTGGTGATTTGAAACTGGAGAAGTCATATAAAGAACTGGATCTAAATCAAACTGAAGAAAATATTGTTCGCTGTCCTGATCAGGAAATGGCGGCAAAGATGATTGAATATATCGATCAGGTTCGTCGTGACAAAGATTCGGTTGGCGGAGTTATCAGTTGTGTTATAGGCAAGGTTCCAGTTGGTTTAGGAGAGCCTGTTTTTGGTAAGCTTCATGCTATGTTAGGAAGCGCCATGTTGAGCATCAATGCGGTGAAAGGATTTGAATATGGTTTAGGTTTTGATGCCACTCATTTAATGGGATCGCAGCATAATGATGAGTTTTATATGGATGGAGACAGAGTGCGTACGCGTACCAATTGTTCCGGAGGAATTCAAGGAGGAATTTCTAATGGCGAAGATGTGTATTTTAATGTTGCATTTAAGCCTATTGCTACTGTACTAAAGGAACAAAGTACGGTTAATCGTAGTGGAGAAGAAATAAAATCAACTACCAAAGGACGACACGATCCATGTGTTTTACCACGTGCAGTTCCAATTGTTGAAGCAATGGCTGCCATGGTTATGATAGATGCCATCTTAATGAATAAAATGTATCAATAA
- a CDS encoding dicarboxylate/amino acid:cation symporter → MKNLALHWKIIIGLLLGIVWAVLSGFFGWSEFTLHWIAPWGRIFINLLKLIAIPLVLFSIIGGIVGLGDPKHLGKLGLRTLMLYLVTTVLAVSIGLVLVNIAKPGVWLDKEVRIENRIAYELWAQQEGHSVHDNVCLLCDESNQSLIDEVAKRRGYDQDEAVAKRLKQVEDQKESGPLQFLEDMVPENVFWALSDNAHMLKIIFFAIFFGIALLFVPDKQSKPVIDVINGLTEVFLKMVDLIMKAAPFFVFALLAGLVSEMAGDDPVKVFEMFKGLTWYSLTVLFGLIIMAFGIYPTIMKFFVKRLSYMSFLKGISPAQMLAFSTSSSAATLPVTLECVEENLKVDPKVSSFVLPIGATVNMDGTSMYQAIAVVFLAQWHMIDLDLGQQLTIVLTATLASIGSAAIPSAGLVMLMIVLGSVGLNPVWIGIILPVDRILDMVRTVVNVTGDATVSTVIGEFYSGEDKIDQDSN, encoded by the coding sequence ATGAAAAACCTCGCATTGCACTGGAAAATCATTATAGGGTTGTTGTTAGGAATTGTCTGGGCAGTTTTATCAGGCTTTTTTGGATGGAGTGAATTTACACTTCATTGGATTGCTCCGTGGGGTCGAATCTTTATCAATTTATTGAAGTTAATAGCTATTCCATTGGTATTGTTTTCAATAATAGGAGGTATAGTAGGATTAGGCGATCCTAAACATTTGGGAAAGCTTGGACTACGTACTTTAATGCTTTACTTGGTTACAACTGTTTTGGCGGTTTCGATAGGTTTGGTTTTAGTTAATATAGCCAAGCCAGGTGTATGGCTGGATAAGGAGGTTCGCATCGAAAACCGAATTGCCTATGAATTATGGGCTCAACAGGAGGGGCATTCGGTACATGATAATGTCTGTTTGTTATGTGATGAATCTAACCAAAGCTTAATTGATGAGGTTGCTAAACGACGAGGCTATGATCAGGATGAGGCAGTAGCCAAGAGACTTAAGCAGGTAGAAGATCAAAAAGAGAGTGGACCTTTGCAGTTTCTGGAAGATATGGTTCCTGAAAATGTATTTTGGGCATTGAGTGATAATGCTCATATGTTAAAAATAATCTTCTTTGCCATCTTTTTTGGAATAGCATTGCTTTTTGTGCCGGATAAGCAATCAAAACCTGTTATCGATGTGATTAATGGTTTAACAGAGGTATTTCTGAAAATGGTGGATCTTATCATGAAAGCAGCACCATTTTTTGTTTTTGCCTTGCTCGCCGGCCTGGTCTCTGAAATGGCGGGAGATGATCCGGTAAAAGTATTTGAAATGTTCAAAGGATTAACATGGTATTCTTTGACTGTATTATTTGGCTTAATTATTATGGCATTTGGAATTTATCCTACCATCATGAAGTTTTTTGTTAAACGGTTATCCTACATGAGTTTCTTAAAAGGGATTAGTCCTGCTCAAATGTTAGCCTTTTCAACCAGTTCAAGTGCTGCAACTTTACCAGTTACTCTGGAGTGTGTTGAGGAAAATCTGAAAGTGGATCCCAAAGTATCCAGTTTTGTCTTGCCAATTGGAGCAACAGTAAATATGGATGGAACCAGTATGTACCAAGCTATAGCGGTTGTTTTTCTGGCTCAGTGGCACATGATTGATTTGGATCTGGGGCAACAACTAACTATTGTACTAACGGCCACCTTGGCAAGCATTGGTTCTGCAGCCATACCAAGCGCAGGATTGGTAATGTTAATGATCGTATTGGGTTCTGTAGGTCTGAATCCTGTTTGGATTGGAATTATACTTCCTGTCGATCGGATTCTAGATATGGTTCGCACTGTTGTTAATGTAACTGGTGATGCAACGGTTTCAACTGTTATTGGTGAATTTTATTCCGGAGAAGATAAGATAGATCAGGATTCTAACTAG
- a CDS encoding PNGase F N-terminal domain-containing protein, with protein MSVMNAIRNILIYSLFVLISVNALAGNKSAYQLKYSFFANEKRIEERGLTITYINNIAYLSNDSDKVRNFIDFKNDNVVSILKYDNNLFKVTTPFDSLSKPVFKETQDYILDYKCKYATFSSFSNTIEVWYTTDAPASGSPYKSFIPEKNALVLKVRINNSYMYQIDSIDKVKLASIPEYPESIAEEVKQSRMEELLIRSRYVTLSIFEEEIINFDPSVKTSKNPELVKDSVFHFSNGSVIIKRLALPEIWQQGASVFARLTCASNGDAYDRVGSVFIIKENQGGLSMLDALTKGLDSVPSFKDKGGNSYQGMLSDDTYEVPIELMRFATSFGVGHFNQKREINSYQWFDEAIYKEEVTQVMPLGQEDIIIGVFVGSYDKGGHKVSLQLDFYPDEPRQDTKQPFLKPLFYTVNIMEMSGQNYGRFFNDDTLTVYFDLDKNIDKSQLIYTATGHGGWGGGDEFNPKLNQIIIDGKPVYSVTPWRTDCATYRLYNPASGNFSNGMSSSDLSRSNWCPASVTLPYIIPLEYLSSGRHEVQVIIDQGDPEGNSFSHWCISGVITEL; from the coding sequence ATGAGTGTAATGAATGCCATAAGAAATATACTTATTTATAGTTTATTTGTACTTATATCTGTTAATGCTTTAGCGGGTAATAAATCAGCTTATCAGCTTAAATATTCTTTTTTTGCCAATGAAAAGAGAATAGAAGAAAGAGGATTAACTATAACCTATATAAATAATATTGCCTATCTGTCTAATGATTCGGATAAAGTGCGGAATTTTATCGATTTTAAGAACGATAATGTGGTATCAATTTTAAAGTATGATAACAACCTTTTTAAGGTTACAACTCCTTTTGATTCACTATCAAAACCCGTATTTAAAGAAACTCAGGATTATATATTGGATTATAAATGTAAGTACGCTACATTTTCTTCTTTTTCAAATACAATAGAGGTTTGGTACACAACAGATGCACCAGCTAGTGGATCTCCATACAAATCCTTTATTCCCGAAAAAAATGCATTGGTTTTAAAAGTCAGGATAAATAATAGTTACATGTATCAAATCGATTCGATTGATAAGGTGAAATTGGCCTCTATTCCTGAATACCCGGAGTCAATAGCTGAAGAAGTCAAACAATCAAGAATGGAGGAGCTTTTAATTCGATCAAGATATGTTACGTTATCAATTTTTGAGGAGGAGATAATCAATTTTGATCCCTCTGTTAAAACATCTAAAAATCCTGAATTAGTAAAAGACAGTGTGTTTCATTTTTCTAATGGTAGTGTTATTATAAAACGTTTGGCATTGCCAGAAATCTGGCAGCAGGGAGCGAGTGTTTTTGCCCGATTAACATGCGCATCCAATGGTGATGCTTATGACAGAGTTGGCTCTGTTTTTATCATCAAAGAAAATCAGGGTGGATTATCGATGTTAGATGCACTGACTAAAGGTCTCGATTCTGTTCCTTCATTTAAAGACAAAGGAGGTAATTCGTATCAGGGAATGTTAAGTGATGATACTTATGAAGTCCCAATCGAATTAATGCGTTTTGCGACATCATTTGGAGTTGGTCACTTTAATCAAAAGAGGGAAATAAACAGTTATCAATGGTTTGATGAGGCAATATATAAAGAGGAAGTAACTCAGGTTATGCCTTTGGGGCAAGAGGATATTATTATTGGTGTTTTTGTTGGTAGCTATGATAAAGGTGGACACAAAGTAAGTCTGCAGCTTGATTTTTATCCGGATGAACCTCGTCAGGATACTAAACAACCATTTCTGAAGCCTTTGTTTTATACTGTTAATATAATGGAGATGTCGGGGCAGAACTATGGTCGGTTTTTTAATGATGATACTTTAACCGTTTATTTTGATCTTGATAAGAACATAGATAAATCTCAGTTGATTTATACTGCAACAGGCCATGGAGGCTGGGGGGGAGGTGACGAGTTTAATCCTAAACTAAATCAGATCATAATTGATGGCAAACCCGTTTATTCAGTTACTCCCTGGCGAACTGATTGCGCTACATATCGATTATATAATCCTGCTTCAGGAAATTTTTCCAATGGTATGTCTTCAAGTGATTTGAGCAGATCCAACTGGTGCCCGGCCAGTGTGACATTACCTTATATAATTCCACTTGAATACTTAAGTTCTGGAAGGCATGAAGTGCAGGTAATTATCGATCAGGGAGATCCGGAAGGAAATAGTTTCAGTCATTGGTGTATTTCGGGTGTGATAACCGAATTGTAA
- a CDS encoding HAMP domain-containing sensor histidine kinase, with protein sequence MKRWIIDRLTPNNYNLNEGIEYWKEYIFLRVLFLFLIFGGIAYGFGVVWSIQFKYYLVAGVVSIAYCSILLVIIFHQVPLKIKYYVVTYMALFLGVSLLISLGTDGAGFIYLIGYSILAALLFGLRGAVISVIVNLLVILFIGLGLWYNIFDNYRISLMEPSHWFVLSFNILPMSAVASIPLALVVKGLKQIIDSLKALQRSLEINIEQLNEAKEKAEESDHLKSMFLANISHEVRTPLNAILGYSELLMNEMVDEEQEKKKYYRIVFQNGQYLLEMIDNLLDASLIESHQLTTHSDYFQLGDLIEEIKNLYKSKKNGENVELRFVENLFSCSEVALKSDRKRIKQILINLINNAYKFTFNGLIEVGYDDAVDFLLFYVKDTGIGIPEVNKKHIFRRFVKVDQLKGGAGLGLSISKSLIESLGGKIWFESTEGTGTTFFFSLPKKQEA encoded by the coding sequence ATGAAAAGATGGATTATTGACAGACTAACTCCTAATAATTACAATCTGAACGAAGGAATAGAATACTGGAAAGAATACATATTTCTTAGGGTATTATTCTTATTTCTCATTTTTGGTGGAATTGCTTATGGTTTTGGGGTTGTTTGGTCAATACAGTTTAAATATTATTTGGTTGCAGGTGTGGTTTCAATTGCTTATTGTTCCATTCTGCTGGTTATAATTTTTCACCAGGTTCCTTTAAAGATAAAGTATTATGTGGTCACTTACATGGCCTTGTTTTTAGGTGTTTCTTTGTTGATCTCTTTGGGAACAGATGGAGCTGGCTTTATCTATTTAATTGGTTATTCTATTTTAGCTGCCTTGTTATTTGGCTTACGAGGAGCAGTTATAAGTGTAATTGTCAATCTTTTGGTTATTCTATTTATTGGTTTAGGGTTATGGTATAATATATTTGACAATTACAGGATTAGTTTAATGGAGCCAAGTCACTGGTTTGTTTTAAGTTTTAATATATTACCAATGTCGGCAGTAGCTTCTATTCCTCTTGCCTTGGTAGTTAAGGGATTAAAGCAGATTATTGATAGTTTAAAAGCTTTGCAGCGATCACTGGAGATTAATATAGAACAATTGAATGAGGCAAAGGAAAAAGCTGAAGAATCGGATCATTTAAAATCAATGTTTCTGGCTAATATTAGTCATGAAGTACGAACACCATTAAATGCTATTCTTGGCTATTCTGAATTGTTGATGAATGAGATGGTTGATGAAGAACAAGAGAAAAAAAAATATTATAGAATTGTTTTTCAAAACGGACAATATTTGCTTGAAATGATAGATAATCTGCTGGATGCTTCTCTAATTGAAAGTCATCAGTTGACTACTCATTCAGATTACTTTCAGTTGGGCGATTTAATTGAGGAGATTAAGAATTTGTACAAATCGAAAAAGAATGGCGAAAATGTAGAGTTACGGTTTGTAGAGAATTTATTTTCATGTTCGGAAGTGGCATTAAAAAGTGATAGAAAACGAATTAAACAGATTCTAATTAACCTGATTAACAATGCCTATAAATTTACCTTTAATGGTTTAATAGAAGTTGGTTACGATGATGCTGTGGATTTTTTATTGTTTTATGTGAAGGATACGGGGATCGGTATCCCGGAGGTTAATAAAAAGCATATCTTCAGACGTTTTGTAAAGGTTGATCAATTAAAAGGAGGTGCAGGTTTAGGATTGTCAATTAGTAAAAGTCTTATTGAATCACTGGGAGGGAAAATCTGGTTCGAATCAACTGAAGGGACAGGTACTACCTTTTTCTTTAGCTTACCTAAAAAGCAGGAAGCATAA
- a CDS encoding ATP-binding protein, translating to MLNNILHPIYLKVIPENIHFRNRFVLKTIVLGCLLGIVATTFNFTFHLDYKLTLFTGSITVFFVWLYWIARYKNKYLFVRKSFSVFLFLTLNGLWLLNGGSQGPTLIIFQAIFALGLFIIPARNFLTISIIFALNITGLFILEYFAPMIIIGYNSELNRLLDIYHIAIILFLSEIPLIYYVNKNYKTEQLKAEKSEQIKSAFLANMSHEIRTPMNVLLGFSELLRDNDINTKEKNQYLDIIQQNGNVLLRIIDNVLDLSKLDAKAIPVKENTIKLEKFFNDLKIAYSQQAETKQLVIKTENKSFMNDLTIISDESILLQIFNNLVNNAIKFTNKGSITLGYFLNENGSKIQFFVKDTGIGINTSILPHVFERFRQGDERLKREFSGAGLGLTISKAMVELLGGKIWIKTAENLGTTIYFSIDLKIPKQLDNKQIYTSAMAF from the coding sequence ATGTTGAATAATATATTACACCCAATATACTTAAAGGTAATACCTGAAAATATACATTTCAGAAATCGTTTTGTATTAAAAACAATCGTCTTAGGTTGTTTACTTGGTATTGTAGCTACTACCTTTAACTTTACTTTTCATTTAGATTACAAACTAACTTTATTTACAGGCAGTATTACAGTTTTTTTCGTTTGGCTATACTGGATAGCCCGCTACAAAAACAAATATCTGTTTGTCAGAAAATCATTTTCTGTATTTCTGTTTTTGACATTAAACGGATTATGGCTATTAAATGGTGGTTCTCAAGGGCCAACACTCATAATCTTTCAAGCAATATTTGCCTTGGGTTTATTTATTATACCTGCCCGTAATTTTTTAACAATCAGCATTATATTTGCTCTAAACATAACAGGTCTGTTTATATTGGAATACTTTGCTCCGATGATAATAATTGGTTATAACTCTGAATTAAATAGACTTTTAGACATTTATCACATAGCTATCATTCTTTTTCTAAGTGAGATTCCTTTAATTTATTATGTAAATAAAAACTATAAAACAGAACAATTAAAAGCTGAAAAATCTGAGCAAATCAAATCTGCCTTTTTAGCAAATATGAGTCACGAGATAAGGACTCCAATGAATGTTCTTTTAGGTTTTTCAGAGCTTTTACGCGATAATGATATTAATACCAAAGAAAAGAATCAATACCTGGATATCATCCAACAAAATGGCAATGTGTTGCTTCGAATTATAGACAACGTGCTTGACTTATCAAAACTAGATGCCAAGGCAATTCCTGTAAAGGAGAATACCATCAAACTGGAAAAATTCTTCAATGACCTGAAAATTGCCTATTCACAACAAGCCGAAACAAAGCAACTAGTGATTAAAACTGAGAATAAATCGTTTATGAACGATTTGACAATAATTAGCGACGAAAGTATTTTATTACAGATATTTAATAACCTGGTCAATAATGCCATAAAATTCACAAACAAGGGTAGCATAACGTTGGGGTACTTTCTCAATGAAAACGGATCAAAAATTCAGTTTTTTGTAAAAGATACAGGTATTGGCATAAACACATCTATCCTACCTCATGTATTTGAACGTTTTCGTCAGGGTGATGAAAGATTAAAACGTGAATTCTCTGGTGCTGGTCTGGGATTAACCATTTCAAAAGCAATGGTAGAATTGCTTGGAGGTAAAATTTGGATAAAGACAGCAGAAAACTTAGGAACAACAATATATTTCTCAATTGATTTAAAGATACCAAAGCAATTAGACAACAAACAAATCTATACTTCTGCTATGGCCTTTTAA
- a CDS encoding HAMP domain-containing sensor histidine kinase yields the protein MSRINKIATLLFNRDAKYIRGFGLDDTNFIFTLNLGVTVFILSVFVNLFLNIDYKVHLINFGFGSSILFIYWLAYWKRKFKLARILLHTVSFICINILWFTTEASAGPASVFFMAYIPLTIFFTPRNSLPAVLILITSNLIVLYSLEIIFPSWIQAYENETLRATDVMIMTIIFLVFEIPLLIFAKEAMEKEKNEAVDSEVRKSSMIANLSHEIRTPMNSILGFAELLSLPDVTKTEQENYINVISQNGKILLQLLNNIINQSKLETNNIEASYSTFPLKSILEQVRDSLAPSMKDKLNVKLQLSPLPEESTQIKSDFTILYQILLNLSFNAFKFTENGEINIGYTINKNHIIISVKDTGKGIPDELKPHIFTQFRTGQADEQHLPMQGAGLGLAICKGLTEVIKGKIYFDSIEGVGSNFYIKLPINH from the coding sequence ATGAGTAGGATTAACAAAATTGCAACTTTGTTATTTAACAGAGATGCTAAGTATATAAGGGGATTTGGTTTAGATGACACTAACTTTATATTTACACTAAACCTTGGTGTTACTGTATTTATTCTTTCTGTATTTGTCAACCTTTTTCTTAACATTGATTACAAAGTACATCTGATTAATTTTGGTTTTGGATCCTCTATCTTATTTATTTATTGGCTTGCCTATTGGAAACGAAAATTTAAACTAGCGAGAATTTTACTGCATACGGTTTCATTTATATGTATTAATATCCTTTGGTTTACTACTGAGGCCAGTGCAGGACCGGCATCAGTTTTCTTTATGGCTTATATTCCTTTAACCATCTTTTTTACGCCGCGTAACTCTTTACCTGCTGTATTAATTTTAATAACATCTAATTTAATTGTTTTATACAGTCTCGAAATCATTTTTCCATCCTGGATTCAAGCCTACGAAAATGAAACATTAAGAGCAACAGATGTTATGATTATGACAATTATTTTTCTTGTATTTGAAATTCCATTGTTGATTTTTGCTAAAGAAGCAATGGAGAAAGAAAAAAATGAAGCTGTTGATTCTGAAGTGAGAAAATCGTCCATGATTGCGAATCTAAGTCATGAGATAAGAACACCAATGAACTCAATACTTGGATTTGCCGAATTATTGAGTTTACCAGATGTAACAAAAACCGAACAGGAAAATTATATCAATGTAATTAGTCAGAATGGTAAAATACTGCTTCAGCTGCTTAATAATATTATTAACCAATCAAAACTTGAAACAAATAATATAGAAGCCTCTTACTCCACCTTCCCTCTTAAATCAATATTAGAACAAGTCCGGGATTCGTTAGCCCCATCTATGAAGGATAAATTAAATGTTAAATTACAATTATCGCCATTACCGGAGGAATCAACTCAAATAAAAAGTGATTTTACTATTTTGTATCAGATTTTACTTAATTTATCTTTCAATGCATTTAAATTCACCGAAAACGGTGAAATTAACATTGGCTATACAATAAATAAAAATCATATTATTATATCAGTAAAAGATACCGGCAAAGGTATTCCTGACGAACTAAAACCTCATATTTTTACTCAATTCAGAACAGGTCAGGCCGATGAACAGCACCTACCAATGCAAGGCGCCGGCTTAGGTTTGGCAATATGTAAAGGACTGACTGAAGTTATTAAAGGTAAAATATATTTTGATTCCATCGAAGGAGTTGGAAGCAACTTCTATATCAAACTGCCAATCAACCACTAA